The genomic window CAATTCACTATTAAAATATCTAATACTTCCCACATAAATATCCGAATCGTTTCACAATAGTTTCATATATAGCTCCATCAATCCTTATTTTTAAATTTCTGAGTTCATTTGTCCCCCCACAGCTATGCAAATTGGCAGGAAGGCCAGGATATTATCGCAGGTATCAATGATGGTACATATGTTAACTGCAGCGCAGGGTATACGGACTGGCGCCTTCCCAACAGGAAGGAACTTCACAGCCTGACAGATTTTTCACAATTCAACCCTGCCATGCCGCAAGGCCATCCTTTTGTTAATGTGGAGCCGAGCCCTCCTGGATTTTATTACCAGACCTCTACCACCTGCGCGAACAGCACCGGCTCTTTCTGGGGCATCAATATTGGTAACGGCAAAATAATCAATGCACAGAAACTTAGCGCAGTAAACTGGGTATGGCCGGTACGTGGCGGATTATCAGGCAATGGAAGCAGTGGGGGAGGAAGTGGAGGCGGCTGTTTTATTGGCGCTACGGCAGATGTAATTTCAAAATAATGGAATCTGATGCGGAAAACCAAAGAGATAATACTGTTTATGCTCGTATTATCTCTTTGAGTTTTTTCTTGTTTCCCGTCAGTGGTTTTTAAAAATGGGTAGGTTTTAAGATTTGGAAAATAAATATTTTAGGTTCTTCTCCAATTTAGTTGGGGAAGAGGGTCCAAGCTTGGCTCCTTGAACCCTCTGAAAACACATTGACTCACTTGAATATTATTCACTTGACTCGCCTTAAATGACTACAACTAATCGGGAGATAATCCATATTTTACCGCTTTATAAAGTTTGGGTCATTAAAATTCCCGGATAAAAATATTTTGATAAAAGTCTGTCTTTAAATTTTGCAACACTCACTCTTTTGGCAAAAAGAGATAAATAAACGCCTGCATTCGATATATCTCCCAGTAACACAAATCCTGTAATTTTATCGTCTGTTAAATAGATTTTGCGCAAAACATCTTCGGTTTTATACTTGATTTCTTCTCCC from Thermodesulfobacteriota bacterium includes these protein-coding regions:
- a CDS encoding DUF1566 domain-containing protein, which translates into the protein MSPHSYANWQEGQDIIAGINDGTYVNCSAGYTDWRLPNRKELHSLTDFSQFNPAMPQGHPFVNVEPSPPGFYYQTSTTCANSTGSFWGINIGNGKIINAQKLSAVNWVWPVRGGLSGNGSSGGGSGGGCFIGATADVISK